The Caulobacter sp. FWC2 region GAGCGCGACTTCGGCGAAGTCTCGGCGACAACGGCGCCGTCGATCGACTTCTGGCCGGCCGCCGTGACAACGACCTGTTCAATAGCGTCCGTACCCGTGGATTGCGCCATCGCGGCGCCGCTGGCCATCAGGCTGCCGACCAGCGCGGTCGTCGCCAGGGCGAAATTTCTCATATTCATCTTGAAGATCCCCTCATTATTCGACACGCCTGCCGAAGACGGCATGGATGAGCATCGTTGAGCGCCGTTTAGCGAAAGTTTTAGAAGGTTTGGTGACGGAAAGGCCACGCCCTCCCCCAAACTGTCATAAACGGCGGATATCGCGGAAGAATTGGTCATAATTTTCTTACTTGGCTAATTAGGCGTCATGGCAACCGCACACGAATCTTCGACAATTTCGATCGAGTCCCGCGCCTGGCGCCTGACCCTGATGATGGTCGCCGCGCTCACGCTCGTGCGGCTGATCGCCCTGTTTTCAACCCCTCTTGAGCTGTACCCGGACGAAGCCCAGTACTGGCTTTGGTCGCGCGAACTGGCGTTCGGCTACTTCTCCAAGCCGCCGATGATCGCCTGGCTGATCTGGGCCACGACTCATGTCGGCGGCGACGCCGAGGCCTGGGTGCGGCTATCCGCTCCGCTCCTGCACGGCATGACCGCCCTGGTGGTTCACCGCATCGCCCGCAAGCTCTACGGCGGCTGGAGCGGCCTGGTCGCAGCGGCGATCTACAGCCTGATGCCGGGGGTGGTGCTGTCGTCGGGCCTGATGGCCACCGATGCGCCGCTGCTGTTCTTCCTGTCGCTGACGATCTGGGCCTATGTCGCCCTGGCCGAGGAAACCGCGCCGCGCCGCTACTTCGTCGCCGCCGGCATGGGCGTTGCCCTGGGCCTGGCCTTCCTTTCCAAATACGCAGCCGTCTACGCCCTGGGCAGCATCGTCATCCACTACGCCATCTCGAAGCCGGCCCGCGATCGGTGGTGCATCGCCGCCGCGGTGCTGTTCGTCACCGCCTTCGTGCTGACCCTGGCCCCCAACTTCGCCTGGAACGCCAGCCACCATTTCGCGACGGTCAAGCACACGGCCTCCAACGCCAACTGGAATTCGCACCAGCTGTTCAACTTCCGTGAGCTGATCGAGTTCGTCGGCTCGCAGTTCGGCGTGTTCGGTCCCCTGCCATTCGCCGTTCTGCTGGGCGGCTCGGTCTGGCTGGGGGTGAAGAAGAAGCTTCAGTCGCCGGACCTGCTGCTGCTGTGCTTCTGCGCCCCGCCGCTGATCATCGTCGCCGGCGAGGCCTTCGTCTCGCGCGCCAACGCCAACTGGGCCGGGGCCGCCTTCGTCGCGGGGTCGGTGCTGTCGGCCGGCTGGCTGCTGCGCTGGAACGCCCGCCGCTGGCTGATCGCGGGCCTGGCCTTCGAGGCCCTGTTCGCCGCCTTCTTCGTGGTCTGCATGGTCAATCCCAAGGCCGCCGACGCCGTGGGCCTGTCGAACGGCTTCAAGCGCGTGCGTGGCTGGGACCAGACCGTCCGGGCGATCATCGAGCGCTCGCGCGAGGAGCAGGCCCTGCGCGGTCCGCTCAGCGCCGTCGCGATGGACGACCGCTTCGTCTACAACGCCGCCGCCTATTACGGCCGCGACTATTTCGGTCAGCCGGGCGCGCCCCCCTTGCGGATGTGGGTGCACGAGGCCCATCCGCAGAACCAGGCCGAGACCGAGGCGCCGCTGGACGCCGACTACGGCCGTCGCGCCCTGATCGTCAGCCTGGAGGGCGGTTACCGGCCCGAGATCGCGCAGGACTTCAAGGCGACATCCGGCATGCAGATCAGCCGCGTGCGCCTCGACAAGAAGCGCTCGCGCCGGATCGACCTGTTCATCGCGGAGGGTTTCGCGCCCCTGCCCCGCGATCCCGTGACGGGCCTGCCGCCGGAGCCACGGAAAACGGCGAAGTAACGCCACGGACCTCGCCCTTCGACAGGCTCAGGGTGAGGTCCGAATGCTGGCGCCGCGATAGCCGGCAACCTCATCCTGAGCTTGTCGCAGGACGAGGTTGCCGCGCCACCGCCCTCTAAACCGCCACCTCGAACGCCGCCTCGGTCTTCGACTTCACCTCATCGACGCTCACGCCCGGGGCCAGCTCGATCAGCTTCACCGGGGTCTTGCCGCGGTTGATCTCGAAGACGCCCAGCTCGGTGATCAAGAGATCCACGACACCCGCGCCGGTCAGCGGCAGCGAGCACGACTTCAATAGCTTGGGCGCGCCGGACTTCTCGCAGTGGTCCATGACCACCACAACGCGCTTGACGCCGGCGACCAGGTCCATGGCCCCGCCCATGCCCTTGACCATCTTGCCGGGCACCATCCAGTTGGCCAGATCACCGCTCTCGGAGACCTGCATGCCGCCCAGGATTGACAGGGCGATGTGGCCGCCGCGGATCATGGCG contains the following coding sequences:
- a CDS encoding 3-oxoacid CoA-transferase subunit B; amino-acid sequence: MAWTRDEMAARAAKELQDGFYVNLGIGIPTLVANYIPEGMSVTLQSENGMLGMGPFPYEGEEDADLINAGKQTITELDSSSYFSSADSFAMIRGGHIALSILGGMQVSESGDLANWMVPGKMVKGMGGAMDLVAGVKRVVVVMDHCEKSGAPKLLKSCSLPLTGAGVVDLLITELGVFEINRGKTPVKLIELAPGVSVDEVKSKTEAAFEVAV
- a CDS encoding glycosyltransferase family 39 protein yields the protein MATAHESSTISIESRAWRLTLMMVAALTLVRLIALFSTPLELYPDEAQYWLWSRELAFGYFSKPPMIAWLIWATTHVGGDAEAWVRLSAPLLHGMTALVVHRIARKLYGGWSGLVAAAIYSLMPGVVLSSGLMATDAPLLFFLSLTIWAYVALAEETAPRRYFVAAGMGVALGLAFLSKYAAVYALGSIVIHYAISKPARDRWCIAAAVLFVTAFVLTLAPNFAWNASHHFATVKHTASNANWNSHQLFNFRELIEFVGSQFGVFGPLPFAVLLGGSVWLGVKKKLQSPDLLLLCFCAPPLIIVAGEAFVSRANANWAGAAFVAGSVLSAGWLLRWNARRWLIAGLAFEALFAAFFVVCMVNPKAADAVGLSNGFKRVRGWDQTVRAIIERSREEQALRGPLSAVAMDDRFVYNAAAYYGRDYFGQPGAPPLRMWVHEAHPQNQAETEAPLDADYGRRALIVSLEGGYRPEIAQDFKATSGMQISRVRLDKKRSRRIDLFIAEGFAPLPRDPVTGLPPEPRKTAK